In Syngnathus scovelli strain Florida chromosome 16, RoL_Ssco_1.2, whole genome shotgun sequence, the genomic stretch TGCAACATTGTATGGATTATCAATAGACTCGATAACCAATAGCTATAAAGGCCAAAATTATTCATACCCCATTCGTATGAAGCTGACCAGTGCATGTGTTTGTGCAGGTATGTTTTCATTGTGATGCTTTTTACATATTGTGTATATATTGTACCAAGTGCGCCGATAAAGCGCATGTCATGTGTTCATGCAGACGGAATTAAACAAGTTGAACAACCATCACTTCTCCTGTCACTAATTTCAACACAACACAAAGATTGGGAGAATTCACCTTCACCAACAAAAATAGTTACACATGCTCCACAAATTTACTTTTGCCAAAGTTAGCTGACCAAAATTCATCAAAGGTCTTCTTAGCAGTATTTACAATTCTCAGTGTGTGGGGGCAGAACAAATCCACCAACATCataacaaaataatattttatttaaaataatttaaaacaaatgTGGCATAATTAAGTGGTATTTAAAATAATTCATCTGTTAGAGGAGCTGAGTTGTTGTGAGGTTGTGCTTCATTATCTGTTCTATGGCAACCTGGAAAACCGCTTGGATGTTGGCGGTGTCGATAGCCGTGATAAAGTGGTGGAATATGAGCCGATTGTCCGCATTGCTTGTCAAGAACATGGTGGTGATGTGGCGAGCTGCAGCGTCCACGTCTGCATCTGCTCCTGGAATGGAGGCCAAGATGCAGTGGAACCGCAAAGTTAACAAATTTGGAATGAACACATGAGTAACATGGTTTGGGGCTGATTTTCTGGAGGGAAGGTTTTATGCCATtacagagaattttttttttttcttaatgcatACAGTACCTTGAAAAGTAGAAATGTAGAATCTCAGGTGTCTTCCAGAGAGGAGTATCTTCTCCTGGAAAAGGTCAGTTTTGTTCATGAACAGAATCTGAAAGACGAATGGTGGAAAGGTATAAACTCATATACAACTTACTTTAAGTGCATAAACTGTATATTTGACATTGTCGTCAGGCTGCATATTAAATGTATCATTCTGGAGAATGCCAATCCAATTTCCACTGGTTTGTTCATTGTATTGAAATATTGACAGCAAcaacttaaattttttttttgaaaaattacATCAATGGTTACGTGTCTGATGTTTAACTGGCAACCAGTCAAGGATGTACCCCACCCTCTTGCCCTAAATCTGGTACCTACCACTGAGGTGAGCTTGAAGATGGAGTTGGCGCAGATCGATGCAAAAAGTTCACAACTTTCTTGCAGCCGATTCTACAGAGATTCCAGGCACAAACAATGTGGATTAAAAATGGGGTCGGTTAGCGCTGCTCAACATTCACCTCGTTACCGTACCACGGTTGGGTCTTCAGGAAGAGACATGTCATAACTGCTCAGGGATACGACGAACAGCAAGGCCTGCATATCGTCAAAACAACGCAGCCATTTCCTTCGATCACTACGCTGGCCGCCCACGTCGTACAACCTGTCAAAATGATGATATGAGATGAGAATAATTCACATTGATGAGATAATGATGAGTCCTTAGTGATAAACCATAATTTAGTACTGGAAGGTAaaattattaattaaaaaaaataaataaacttggCCTAATTTTAGTTGGGGGGGAGAAAAACGTAATGCAAAGATGTCCATTCGGACCGATCGAGACTGATTGGATTTCGCCATTTTGATTTCCCATCACAAGCAGCAATCTGAAAAGTAACTACTACGTGAAACTTCGGTCTTGTTTTTGGCCAGCCACTTTTAAGAAAAGAGTTGCTCTTGGCTGCGTAATCGTAGGGCCAAAAggaaaaatcatttcaaaatatgATATGGCATTTAGCCGCACCAAAGGGCCTTGGTGACACAGGTAATGAGTTTCCAATGGGGTCAGAGTGTCTGTGACTTCTACCAAGGTCAAACGTCTGTTCCGGCAAGTGAAGGAAACAATGATGAGTGTGGACAGCAGGTCCATGATGAGAGCTGTTAGTCCTAAGAActcagtgttcattgttgttgatAAGCCACAAAGTACATGGGGAAAATTGTGAGTGAAAGCTGTATTAAAGTGAGACAAACTGAAAAACAATTTTCGGTTTGTGTGGAAGTTAAATTGAATCTTCGCCTCAATCATACAATCATAATATATTTAAGGTGCTGGCGGTTGCTGTTTGCATATTGTGCTCAAACCAACAATGATTCCAGTGGACATACCGGAATATAATGTCATCAACTTGGAAGTGCGTCTCGATGATGCCGCAGGTCCTCACTCTCACTCGGAGAACGTCTCGCTCGGTAGGGGTGTAATTGGGGGCGATGATTCGACTCATGTTTTGGAAGAAACTTAAGAAGGAAAGCATCACCATCACATTTTGCTACATTGCCTGCACCGCTTTAAATTGGCAGCAACAGAGTAAAAATTACAGACGAGGTGGAGACGGATAATTAGTATTGATTTCTTGACCGGATTTGGGCAGAAGAGGTTTtggaataaaaatataaaataaaaaaatatgtacatTGATGAGTATTTTTTGCATATTATTGAGATTCATtatggagtttaaaaaaaaactaaatattggAAACCTTTAACGCACCGTCCCTTTAACTAAATGTCAAACAATGCACATTGGCATAGTACATACATTTTTTCAGAttcgcctctgtcaccgtgaatAACGTCAAACGCCTTTTGATGACCTCTTGATGAGCACCTTCGCTACTATTTGTAGTTGGACAAATTTactatagctttttttttttttaaatgtcaatcAATTCACCCTgtaatattaaataatatatttggttttttttgtctcacaCAACTCACTAGAGGGCAGAGTCATTGAGTTCAAACTCGTAACCTCTGGCGGCAGCCGCTCGCACCCCTTGGTCGGCCCACAGCGCGCAGAAAGCATGAGCCACAAAGGGAAGCAACTCCTGGTCGTTGCCCAAACATTGGCGACATGACAGGATGGAGCGAGCGTGACTCTAAAGACAATGAAGGAGTTGTTAATCATTTGCATGTATGTTTTGACGCAAGGAATTCCCTCCTTATTCGTATTTTAAGGCACTTGAATCCTTGAAAATTattatctttttaaaaatgCGCACCTTGTTCTTCTTGTCCGCCAGGTTTATCCTTAGCATCCCCATTCCTCGGAGGACAAACTTCATAGAAGTGAGAAGGTTGTCTATGACTGCAGGCTTCCGTAGGgacagattattattattattattattttttaaaaaaagaaagaaaaacattatGTTGTAATCTAGCCTACTCCATATCAAATTAGGACAACAATGAGTGTGACACCCTTGGCCAAATAACAAGAGAACTGCACCTTAAAGCTGATAAGGTCTTGTTTGGAGAAGCCATGACTGTGAATGATCTTGATCTGTTTGATGAGAGTGCTCTTTCCACTCTCAGCAGTTCCTAAAACACAAGTTAAGACAGTCCCGTCCGAAATGTTTGATGTACTTAAATCCCAACATCACAATCTTACCCAGCATAAGTATTTTGACCACTTTCATCTCATTCTGGGCCTGCTCGGAGAGGTCTTGTTCTATTTTGGAGCTTCTCACTTTGGCCTTTTTGCCTTCCTCGGTCACATCTTGCCCAAGGCACATTTCCATGCACATCTGAAaagtcagggtttttttttcttaatacatCAAACACGGTTGAGTGGTATCTAGTATGAAACCCAATTCAATTCactaaaaaagataaataaaaaaaaaacactgcagaCATACTTCAGTTTATACATTAATACTTGGAGTTACATTACTTCAAATTATTCAGTCATTTTGGAGTTACCTATTAtttacaacaacaataataacaataacagtTATCTCATTTTTTATCTTTAGTGTCTCCCTGAAGAAGTTAACACTGTGCAGtacaatttgttttttgttttgtggacTCAATTCAGAAAACAattagttaaaaaaacaaaacaaaacaaaaacgtaaTTGACAAAATGAGGTACCTGCAGCGGAGCTGGCAGTATATTCAGACAGCAAAACATGGCTAATTGGCTCCGGGTTCCCTGTTGTTATATTGAGTCTTGAAATTACGATTTAAAAGCCACAACGCAGTCCCAAGAAGAAGGTTTATTTTTGGTCTCATACCGATGACGTCACTAAATTATATTCAAATGAGGCCAGGTGCGCAAGACCATAATTGACGTAAATTAACGTAAAGCAGTGTTATGTCGCAAAATCAAATTTTTAATAAATCTTAATTCAATTGTCCATGTTAATCTAAGAAATAATCCAAATGATATTTTATTCTAATGAGTCATGCTAACAGTGCTTTAATTGCtaccgtaaaataaaaaaagtgttaaAAATGTTCAGTTTCTTTCTCTACTAAAACCTTTTCGCCACAGTAATAATCAATTTTGATGGTAATTAAATTGTTAAAACGCAAGGCTGTTCCTTATTTGTGCAGTCTACCACCCTCTGGTGGTTTGTTTGTTAATGTAGTTTAATTTGAGTTATGCACATTATGGCCACTTACAGTGTACGTGCATAGTAAGTGTGTTTTCGAGATTCTACATCCTCTATGCACGTATTGCTTCATATAATAAATTCAACTTTGCGTTAAGTTACGGCCGCAGCAAATTAATGTTATGTTGACGAGACATTGTTTTACAAAAAACACAGATTAAAAACGATCTCCTGATGCCTCTCTCCGATCGCGGACATTGTGCACCAGTATACATTGACACGGTCGGAAATTAATCTAGTCCCCTCCTCATCTAGCTGAgagtggggagggggagggaggtCCACTCACATCAGCATCCACAGCTGATGTCACACTCTAGTCATGTCGACCCTTCCTCAGCACAATCAGCACCACCACTGCTTTTACCACGATACGTAAGTCAATAATCCCGATTACCTGTGCATCCTTGCTCGAATTTCCCTTTGCACGTTTCTGTCTCTAAGGTATAGTTTATGGAATGCATCACTAATAACACCGCTAGGATGTAGCAGGCCCGGTTGAGATGATTTTGTTGCCTTGCGGTCCATGGCGTGAAATCGGAGGTGAGACAAGAAGCGACGTTGGAGTGAGAATGCAAAGAAAATAGGAGTCGGGGGCGAATCACAGGAATGCGTGTTTATTAGAAATAATTGGCGTATGCGATAGTATTTGGCCTGAAATATGTGATAGTGTTCTTGAGAAACTTGGATTGCATTGTCAACAAATGTTTATGATTTTGTTAGTTATTCGTTACAATCCTGACTCAGTCAGCGTGTTGCGTTCACGTGTTGTCGGCGATTTGAATACTAACGCAGAACCTGGTGGTGTTTTTGCAAGCACTGCTACAAACTGACCTCTGTGATGCATGCACATGATTGAAATACTCAATGTGTTAGTTGATGCCTTGAATTTTAACACCATACGAGAAATATAAGCATGTCGTTTAAAACTGAAACAGCATTGCACATTTGAAGGATTGAACTAATAAGATTTGAAATGGCCATACAAAACGTTATTCTTTAAGCCtaacgagaagaaaaaaaagtccttttaGTGAAATGCAAAAATTAATGTA encodes the following:
- the LOC125984225 gene encoding guanine nucleotide-binding protein G(o) subunit alpha-like isoform X3 — protein: MCMEMCLGQDVTEEGKKAKVRSSKIEQDLSEQAQNEMKVVKILMLGTAESGKSTLIKQIKIIHSHGFSKQDLISFKPAVIDNLLTSMKFVLRGMGMLRINLADKKNKSHARSILSCRQCLGNDQELLPFVAHAFCALWADQGVRAAAARGYEFELNDSALYFFQNMSRIIAPNYTPTERDVLRVRVRTCGIIETHFQVDDIIFRLYDVGGQRSDRRKWLRCFDDMQALLFVVSLSSYDMSLPEDPTVNRLQESCELFASICANSIFKLTSVILFMNKTDLFQEKILLSGRHLRFYISTFQGADADVDAAARHITTMFLTSNADNRLIFHHFITAIDTANIQAVFQVAIEQIMKHNLTTTQLL
- the LOC125984225 gene encoding guanine nucleotide-binding protein G(o) subunit alpha-like isoform X1; the encoded protein is MFCCLNILPAPLQMCMEMCLGQDVTEEGKKAKVRSSKIEQDLSEQAQNEMKVVKILMLGTAESGKSTLIKQIKIIHSHGFSKQDLISFKPAVIDNLLTSMKFVLRGMGMLRINLADKKNKSHARSILSCRQCLGNDQELLPFVAHAFCALWADQGVRAAAARGYEFELNDSALYFFQNMSRIIAPNYTPTERDVLRVRVRTCGIIETHFQVDDIIFRLYDVGGQRSDRRKWLRCFDDMQALLFVVSLSSYDMSLPEDPTVNRLQESCELFASICANSIFKLTSVILFMNKTDLFQEKILLSGRHLRFYISTFQGADADVDAAARHITTMFLTSNADNRLIFHHFITAIDTANIQAVFQVAIEQIMKHNLTTTQLL
- the LOC125984225 gene encoding guanine nucleotide-binding protein G(o) subunit alpha-like isoform X2, whose product is MFCCLNILPAPLQMCMEMCLGQDVTEEGKKAKVRSSKIEQDLSEQAQNEMKVVKILMLGTAESGKSTLIKQIKIIHSHGFSKQDLISFKPAVIDNLLTSMKFVLRGMGMLRINLADKKNKSHARSILSCRQCLGNDQELLPFVAHAFCALWADQGVRAAAARGYEFELNDSALYFFQNMSRIIAPNYTPTERDVLRVRVRTCGIIETHFQVDDIIFRLYDVGGQRSDRRKWLRCFDDMQALLFVVSLSSYDMSLPEDPTVNRLQESCELFASICANSIFKLTSVEKILLSGRHLRFYISTFQGADADVDAAARHITTMFLTSNADNRLIFHHFITAIDTANIQAVFQVAIEQIMKHNLTTTQLL